AGGCTCAACTTGCCCTGGCATAAAGCCTCGTGCCCAGGCTGGCAACTGATTTTGGGGACAGTGTGTGATCCCTGCGCACCTGCGCAGCCTGTGGGATGGTGGGAGGGTGCTGGACTGGGAGAAGCCATGCCCCGTCCCACTGGGGAAACTTTTCCGTGATGGCATAGTGCTGGCAATGATGGGGTTAGACAAGGAGGGGCCACAATGTCATAGTCTCCCAACCAAGGGATGCTGGCCCCGATCCCAGCCGGCTGCTGCGCCTGTGGGAACGCTGCGTTCCTGGCACAGGAAGGGGCCGAGGCTCAGCCAGACCCCCAGCCGAGCATGCTGCTGGTTGCATTCCTCCCTGGGGGTCAGCAGCTGGTGCCCACACCGCCTGCAGCTTGGGGGGCATCCCCAGGGATGAGCCTGGCTCTCAGCCCCTCCTTGCCCTTATGGCAGGTGACCAACATGATCACGCCAGTGCTGTCCTACTCCTACATGGCCGTGCTGGTGCCCATCTTCCTGCTGACGGACTACCTGCGCTACAAGCccgtgctggtgctgcagagcctgagccACATCTCcatctggctgctgctggtgctgggcaccTCAGTCCTGGCCATGCAGCTGATGGAGTTTTTCTACGGCATCACCATGGCTGCCCGCATCGCCTACTCCTCGTACATCTTCTCCCTGGTCGCTCCGTCCCGCTACCAGCGGATGGCCAGTTATTCCCGCTCCGCCGTGCTCCTGGGGGTCTTCACCAGCTCCGTGCTGGGCCAACTCTCCGTCACCTTGGGCGGCGTCCGCTTCCTCACCCTCAACTACGTCTCCTTGGGCTTTGTCAGCTTTGGCCTCATCCTCAGCCTCTTCCTCGAGCGGCCCCGGCGCAGCCTCTTCTTCAACCGGCCTAGGGGGGCTGGTGATGCCGCTGCGCCCACCGAGCTGGAGAGGATGGCTGGGGGGGATGGCGGGGGCGGGACACGGGGCTGGCGGGACATGGTGCTGTGCCGTATGCTGCGGGAGCTGGGAGCGCTggccaggcagccccagctccgcCTCTGGTCCTTGTGGTGGATCTTCAACTCGGCTGGATACTACCTGATGCTGTACTACGCACACATCCTCTGGAATGAGATCTCTCCCACCACAGACAACCGCCGGGTGTACAACGGAGGCGTGGATGCTGCCTCCACGCTGCTGGGTAACTTGCCtggcatggggacactgggggtgtggggggaCACTCACATCCTGTCGCGTCCTGTGGGAATGGCTGGGGACACCGGAAAGGCAGGGGGCAactgctgtcctgctgcaccATTTGGGAATGGTGGTCATTACAGAATTTTTGGTGATTTGGCATTGGGGATGATGTGATGATCACAGGGATGGGTCCCAGCCTAGGTAGGGAAGGGGATCCTTCAGGTGCTCACAGCATCCTTCATCCCTTCCCAGGAGCCATCGCCTCCTTCGCTGCTGGCTATGTGAAGATCCGCTGGACGCTGTGGTCGGAGCTGGTGATTGGAGTGGTGACAGCATTCCAGGCAGGATTGCTCCTGCTCATGAACTCCACCACCAATATCTGGCTGTGCTATGTTGCCTACACCCTCTTCCGTGGCTCCCACCAGTTCCTGGTGCCCATTGCCATGTGCGTGTTGATCCTGGGGATCCGCTCCCACCCTGGCGGCTGGGTCAATGCCCGGGGTTCACCAGTGCTCCCGTTTTTCCCCAGTTTCCAGATTGCTACCTCCCTCTCCAAAGAGCTCTGCGCTCTGGTCTTCGGGGTCAACACCTTCTTTGCCACCGTGCTAAAgaccatcatcaccatcatcgTGGCTGACAAGGGGGGCTTGGGCTTATCCATACATCCCCAGGTAGGGATGGGGGGGCACCTGGGATGGAGGTGGTCCCTCAATGGTGCAGGATAAAGGGAGGGCTCCAAGTGCTGTTCTCCCCTTTCTCTATTACAGTTTTATGTGTATTTTGGCTACTTCACGCTGCTGGCCGTGGTCTACCTGCTGGCGGCCATCGGAGTGGgtgtccagcacagccaccGCAGGCAGCCGGTGGAGCTGGCCCTGGCCAAGGAGCCGTGCCAGGCCCCAGTGGAGATTCCAGCACAGGAGAAAAGCCCGGAGACGGGCACCACGCGAGCCTGAGCGCTGGCACCGCGACACTGTGGCCAGCTCTTGGCTCCTGAAGTGAGCATTGTCATCGCCACTGCGTGCTTGGTgtcctgtcccactgctggtCCTAGGTGCTGTTCTGTCCAGGATGTAACCCTTGGGACACGTTTTGTGCTCCGTGAGGACAGGGtgccccttccccatccccaggcaTAGAGCGGGGGCAGGATCCCCCTGGTGCCACCACTGTGTGCCATGCAGGGGTATGGATGGGGACCCCATCCCGCTGCATCCCCATCATGGCACGAAGCCAGGCTACAAGAGGATGTTTCTTTATTCAGTGCCTTTAGAAAATGGTTTATAGGACACAACCGacgacaaaaaaaaatataaagatcCACAGGCTTTAAATTGCATTAATTACACAAAATACAGTAGACTGTAAGAAATAGAGACCGTGTGACTCGCACAGCTTTTATGGTAATAATTTCCatacaataacaaaaaaagctagttacaaatttctcttttttcctttctttttttttttttggtttttttttttagca
This genomic stretch from Oenanthe melanoleuca isolate GR-GAL-2019-014 chromosome 7, OMel1.0, whole genome shotgun sequence harbors:
- the SLC19A1 gene encoding reduced folate transporter → MAPGIMPQSCCRAVPKSDGGKKPASEAMPDQRWKLQVFYLCFYGFMTQIRPGESFITPYLLGPDKNFTKAEVTNMITPVLSYSYMAVLVPIFLLTDYLRYKPVLVLQSLSHISIWLLLVLGTSVLAMQLMEFFYGITMAARIAYSSYIFSLVAPSRYQRMASYSRSAVLLGVFTSSVLGQLSVTLGGVRFLTLNYVSLGFVSFGLILSLFLERPRRSLFFNRPRGAGDAAAPTELERMAGGDGGGGTRGWRDMVLCRMLRELGALARQPQLRLWSLWWIFNSAGYYLMLYYAHILWNEISPTTDNRRVYNGGVDAASTLLGAIASFAAGYVKIRWTLWSELVIGVVTAFQAGLLLLMNSTTNIWLCYVAYTLFRGSHQFLVPIAIFQIATSLSKELCALVFGVNTFFATVLKTIITIIVADKGGLGLSIHPQFYVYFGYFTLLAVVYLLAAIGVGVQHSHRRQPVELALAKEPCQAPVEIPAQEKSPETGTTRA